The Deltaproteobacteria bacterium nucleotide sequence ACCTTTTTGTATTCAGGGTAGTTACCGACGGCTATTGTCATGAACTCATTCTGATCAACCATCATCAACAGCGCCTTTCGCGCCTTCACATTACTAAACGGGGGATGTAAAGTATTCATCCGAAGCTGACCTAATATCCCCAATGGGTTAGTGACTCGAAGCTCTATCCCACCGGCTTTTTTTATCATAGACAATATATCATAAGGCACTTTTTCCATGATATCGATTTCTCCGGCAATAAGGGCTTGTACAGCAGTATTAGCGTCAGGAATGACGCATACTTCCATACGGTCAACCTTTACGACCTTTCCGCCGGAATAACCGTCGGCAGGTTCACTTCGAGGCACATACCCGTCAAATTTTTTATAAACGATTTTACTCCCCGGAACCCACTTATCTTTTGCAAAAACAAAAGGACCGGACCCGATCGTTTCCTTGATCTGCTTTTTATAAGAGGTCAGCGCGTCTTTTTCGCGCATAATGAATCCTGGTATAACCGGGTTCGCCAAGGTCATGAGCACCGGCCCGAATTTCTCTTTAAAGTTAAGCTCAAAGGTCAATTCATCTTTGACGGCGATTGATTCGATCCGTTTCCTCATCGCCCTAGCGTCAACCCCTTTCCTTCCCCAGCGTTTCAGTGACGCGACAGCATCTTTGGCTGTCACGGGCGTTCCATCATGCCATTTCATGCCTTTACGGAGCGTAAAGGTATACTTCATGCCATCCGGGCTCATGGACCATGTATCAACCATCTGGGGTTTCGGCTCCCACTTGCTGTTCATTGCAAACAAGGTATCATAAATCAAATAACCGTGTGATATCGTGACCGAGTTTGTAGTAAAAATGGGGTCCAGGATTTTTAAGTCTCCAGCTGACATAACTCGGAGCGTGGTATCTGTGAGCCCAGGTGCGGCGAAAAGAACCAGGTTCATTGAGATTGCTAAAAAGAAGATTACAATTAAATGGAACCCTTTTGAAAAAATTTTTTTCATTTTAACCCTC carries:
- a CDS encoding ABC transporter substrate-binding protein, with the protein product MKKIFSKGFHLIVIFFLAISMNLVLFAAPGLTDTTLRVMSAGDLKILDPIFTTNSVTISHGYLIYDTLFAMNSKWEPKPQMVDTWSMSPDGMKYTFTLRKGMKWHDGTPVTAKDAVASLKRWGRKGVDARAMRKRIESIAVKDELTFELNFKEKFGPVLMTLANPVIPGFIMREKDALTSYKKQIKETIGSGPFVFAKDKWVPGSKIVYKKFDGYVPRSEPADGYSGGKVVKVDRMEVCVIPDANTAVQALIAGEIDIMEKVPYDILSMIKKAGGIELRVTNPLGILGQLRMNTLHPPFSNVKARKALLMMVDQNEFMTIAVGNYPEYKKV